From Cecembia calidifontis, one genomic window encodes:
- the wecB gene encoding non-hydrolyzing UDP-N-acetylglucosamine 2-epimerase, whose amino-acid sequence MNRLRVMTVVGTRPEIIRLSRVMAALDASPAIEHITVHTGQNYDYELNEVFYEDLGVRKPDYFLNAAGATATATVGQILINIDPILEEVKPDAFLVLGDTNSCLCAIPAKKRHIPIFHMEAGNRCFDQRVPEETNRKIVDHISDINLTYSDIAREYLLREGLPADRIIKTGSPMYEVLNHYMPKIQASDVLERMGLEQGKYFVVSAHREENISNDKNFFGLLESLNQIAERFGYPIIVSTHPRTRKRLEELKNQVEEDKTKDKRQKIKVGELHTLIQWQKPMGFSDYNCLQINAFAVLSDSGTISEESSILNFRALNIREAHERPEAMEEASVMMVGLNPERILQGLAQLELQSIGERNNSNGNAKSSDESLITNHQSPITTFRPVADYSMPNVSQKMVRIILSYTNYIKRVVWSE is encoded by the coding sequence ATGAATAGATTAAGAGTTATGACCGTCGTCGGGACCCGGCCCGAAATCATCCGCCTCTCCCGAGTAATGGCTGCATTGGATGCCAGTCCGGCGATTGAGCATATCACTGTTCATACGGGTCAGAATTATGATTATGAACTGAATGAAGTCTTCTATGAGGATTTGGGTGTTAGGAAGCCCGATTATTTTTTGAATGCGGCTGGGGCGACGGCCACGGCTACGGTGGGACAGATTTTGATCAATATTGATCCCATTCTGGAAGAAGTAAAGCCTGATGCCTTTTTGGTATTGGGGGATACGAATTCCTGTTTGTGTGCGATACCTGCCAAGAAGAGACATATTCCTATCTTCCATATGGAGGCGGGTAACCGTTGCTTCGACCAGCGTGTACCGGAAGAGACCAACAGGAAGATTGTGGATCATATTTCCGATATCAACTTGACCTATTCCGATATCGCGAGGGAGTATTTGTTAAGAGAGGGTTTGCCCGCAGATAGGATTATCAAAACAGGGTCTCCTATGTATGAAGTGTTGAACCACTACATGCCAAAGATTCAAGCTAGTGATGTTTTGGAGCGCATGGGGCTGGAACAAGGAAAATACTTCGTCGTCTCCGCCCACCGAGAAGAAAATATCAGCAATGATAAGAACTTCTTTGGTCTCCTCGAGTCTCTTAACCAGATAGCTGAGAGGTTTGGCTATCCGATTATTGTGAGCACGCATCCAAGGACTAGAAAGCGTCTCGAGGAATTGAAGAACCAAGTGGAGGAAGATAAGACAAAAGATAAAAGGCAAAAGATAAAAGTAGGAGAACTTCATACGTTGATTCAGTGGCAAAAGCCGATGGGATTCTCCGACTATAACTGTTTGCAAATAAACGCATTTGCTGTGCTTTCGGATAGTGGGACGATTTCGGAGGAGTCTTCCATTTTGAATTTCAGAGCTTTGAACATCCGTGAGGCTCATGAAAGGCCGGAAGCGATGGAAGAGGCTTCGGTGATGATGGTGGGGTTGAATCCGGAACGAATCCTTCAGGGGCTGGCTCAATTGGAACTTCAATCTATAGGGGAAAGAAACAATAGTAATGGAAATGCAAAAAGTAGTGATGAATCACTAATCACTAATCACCAATCACCAATTACTACATTCCGCCCTGTTGCCGACTACTCTATGCCCAATGTCAGTCAGAAAATGGTGAGGATTATTTTGAGTTACACGAATTACATAAAAAGAGTTGTTTGGAGTGAATAA
- a CDS encoding four helix bundle protein: MEGGRNDLEERLFNFAVRTIKYLRSLPSTSEYNVIRYQLTKSSTSSGANYEEAQAGSSKLDFTNKVRISLREMRESNYWLRILKGIESKTDEELNALIQESKELKLILGSIVQKARANNQDKRQK, encoded by the coding sequence ATGGAAGGAGGTAGAAATGATTTGGAAGAGAGGTTGTTCAATTTTGCAGTTCGAACAATAAAGTACCTTCGGTCATTACCTTCGACCAGTGAATACAACGTAATTAGATACCAGTTAACAAAATCCTCAACCTCTAGTGGAGCTAATTATGAAGAGGCGCAAGCTGGTTCCTCAAAATTAGATTTTACAAATAAGGTAAGAATTTCTTTGCGTGAAATGAGAGAGTCCAATTATTGGTTAAGAATTCTCAAGGGTATTGAATCGAAAACCGACGAGGAATTAAATGCACTCATTCAGGAATCTAAAGAATTGAAGTTAATTTTAGGTTCGATAGTTCAAAAAGCAAGAGCAAATAATCAAGATAAAAGACAAAAGTAA
- a CDS encoding transposase, with amino-acid sequence MLKTGKRINSQRRFSEEFKRKLVDDFEKGIMTVQQMERHYGIVNSVIYHWIYKYSTYNEKNIRIIEMKDSQTNRLKELEEKVKDLERTVGQKQIMIDYLEKMIDLAKETYSIDIKKNSKTPHSGGSNPTKV; translated from the coding sequence ATGTTAAAAACAGGAAAAAGGATTAATTCTCAGCGTAGATTTTCAGAGGAATTTAAACGTAAGTTGGTTGATGATTTTGAGAAAGGAATCATGACAGTTCAGCAAATGGAGCGACATTATGGAATTGTGAACTCAGTTATTTATCATTGGATTTATAAGTATTCGACCTATAATGAAAAAAATATCAGGATAATTGAGATGAAAGACAGTCAAACCAATAGGCTCAAAGAACTCGAAGAAAAGGTCAAAGATCTCGAGCGTACCGTTGGCCAAAAACAGATCATGATTGATTATTTGGAAAAAATGATTGATTTGGCCAAAGAAACTTACTCAATCGATATTAAAAAAAACTCCAAAACCCCACACTCTGGTGGTTCCAATCCAACAAAAGTATGA
- a CDS encoding IS3 family transposase: MINHSLNELYRTVGVTKQAVQQAKKRQQAFDLEIAQLVILADELREDHPGCGVEKMYYTLKPEFMGRDQFCEIFMEMGYGIKKIKNYQKTTYAGLYSYPNLIEGMAINRPFQVIQTDITYFYLNGEFYYLVFIIDVYTRIIVGYSVNDNLRTEGNIKAMKMALSTLRYQPWGLIHHSDKGSQYSSKEYTSLLNKNNIHISMGNIAWENPYAERINGIIKNEYLKRWIIKDFSDLKRKVAKAVANYNSIRLHRGFKMKYTPMGFYKNILNLKAQERPTVIVYTEGRKNFLGASSPFEVCPREEPLAHDCPMEIFNEC; the protein is encoded by the coding sequence ATGATAAACCATTCGCTCAATGAACTTTATCGGACTGTTGGAGTAACCAAGCAGGCCGTTCAACAAGCCAAAAAAAGGCAGCAAGCATTCGATCTTGAAATTGCCCAACTGGTAATCCTGGCCGATGAGCTCAGGGAAGACCATCCAGGATGTGGGGTCGAAAAAATGTATTATACATTGAAACCCGAATTCATGGGAAGGGATCAATTCTGTGAAATTTTCATGGAAATGGGATATGGTATCAAAAAAATAAAAAACTACCAGAAAACCACTTACGCAGGCCTTTATTCTTATCCAAACCTTATCGAAGGTATGGCCATAAACAGACCTTTTCAGGTCATCCAAACCGATATCACTTACTTTTACCTCAATGGTGAATTCTATTATTTGGTCTTCATTATTGATGTTTATACCAGGATCATCGTGGGATATTCGGTCAACGACAACTTGCGCACAGAAGGTAATATCAAAGCTATGAAAATGGCCCTCAGTACTTTGAGATACCAGCCTTGGGGCCTGATCCACCACTCAGATAAAGGTTCCCAGTACAGTAGTAAAGAATACACCTCCTTGCTCAACAAAAACAATATCCATATCAGTATGGGAAATATCGCATGGGAAAACCCCTACGCAGAACGAATCAATGGAATCATAAAAAATGAATACCTCAAAAGGTGGATAATCAAAGATTTCAGCGACCTGAAAAGAAAAGTGGCGAAAGCTGTAGCCAACTACAACAGCATAAGACTACACAGGGGATTTAAAATGAAATACACCCCCATGGGATTTTATAAAAATATACTAAATTTAAAAGCCCAAGAAAGACCGACGGTGATTGTTTATACCGAAGGAAGAAAAAACTTCTTAGGGGCATCGAGCCCCTTCGAAGTTTGCCCAAGAGAAGAACCTCTGGCTCATGATTGCCCGATGGAAATATTTAATGAATGTTGA
- a CDS encoding Fic family protein: MQENNRIEYKQQLNESLEKEVVAFLNYLGGGVIYIGLGNNGEVLGVDNSDSLQLQIKDRIKNNIAPSCLGLFDVIEEIHGEKTVIKIVVASGQERPYYLRKYGMSEKGTFIRKGSAAEPMTSKMIEDLFSKRARNSIGRIKSPRKDLKFEQLHIYYQAVEKSLNKQFTRTLELVNEDNQLNYVAYLVADNNTVSVKVAKYAGKDRVDLIQSEEFGFCSLIKSTKQVLDKIELENQTFTKITSKERLETKQWDPTALREAVINAMVHNDYTFELAPKFEFFSDRFEITSYGGLPQGLNKEEFFAGISIPRNKELMRIFSDMELVEQLGSGIPRILKSYGEDCFFFSENFIRMSFPKEQVTEQVTEQVTEQVTEQVQKLIGMIENEMSIKEIMEKISIKHRPTFIYNYLKPSVDAGLVEMTIPDKPNSSLQKYRLTGRGLSLKNSML, translated from the coding sequence ATGCAAGAGAATAATAGGATAGAGTACAAGCAACAATTAAATGAAAGTCTTGAAAAAGAAGTTGTTGCTTTTCTCAATTACCTTGGCGGAGGGGTGATTTATATTGGATTGGGGAATAATGGAGAGGTGCTCGGAGTTGATAATTCTGATAGTTTACAACTTCAAATTAAAGATAGAATCAAAAACAATATTGCACCGTCTTGTTTAGGGTTATTTGATGTAATAGAAGAAATCCACGGAGAAAAGACGGTGATTAAAATTGTTGTCGCTAGTGGGCAGGAGAGACCCTACTACTTGAGAAAATATGGGATGTCGGAAAAAGGCACATTTATTAGAAAGGGTAGTGCTGCCGAGCCCATGACTTCAAAAATGATTGAAGATTTATTTTCAAAGAGAGCCCGTAATTCAATTGGACGGATTAAATCTCCACGTAAGGATTTGAAGTTTGAGCAGTTACATATCTACTACCAAGCCGTAGAAAAGAGTCTTAATAAACAGTTCACTAGAACTCTTGAGCTTGTCAATGAGGATAATCAATTAAATTATGTTGCGTATTTAGTGGCTGACAATAACACAGTCTCTGTAAAAGTGGCTAAGTATGCGGGCAAAGATAGAGTTGACTTGATTCAATCCGAAGAGTTTGGGTTTTGTTCGCTTATCAAATCTACCAAGCAAGTATTGGATAAAATTGAATTGGAAAATCAAACTTTTACAAAAATCACCTCAAAAGAAAGATTAGAGACAAAACAATGGGATCCTACAGCCCTCAGAGAAGCGGTTATAAATGCGATGGTTCATAATGATTATACCTTTGAACTTGCTCCAAAATTTGAGTTTTTTTCTGATAGATTTGAAATCACCTCTTATGGAGGATTGCCTCAGGGACTTAATAAGGAAGAGTTTTTTGCAGGTATTTCAATTCCCCGAAACAAAGAATTGATGCGTATATTCAGTGACATGGAACTTGTCGAACAATTGGGGTCTGGAATTCCGCGAATATTAAAAAGTTATGGCGAGGATTGCTTCTTTTTTTCAGAGAATTTCATTCGAATGAGTTTTCCAAAAGAACAAGTCACCGAACAAGTCACCGAACAAGTCACCGAACAAGTCACCGAACAAGTACAGAAATTAATTGGCATGATAGAAAATGAAATGTCAATTAAAGAAATCATGGAAAAGATTAGCATTAAGCATAGACCGACTTTTATTTATAACTATTTAAAACCTAGTGTAGATGCTGGATTGGTTGAGATGACTATCCCAGATAAACCCAATAGCAGCCTTCAGAAGTATAGACTTACTGGAAGAGGCCTTAGTTTGAAAAATTCGATGCTTTGA
- a CDS encoding NAD-dependent epimerase/dehydratase family protein, giving the protein MKKVGITGQNGFVGWHLYQSLKLYKEEFTLIDFERGFFEDEEALDTFVTQCDVIVHLAALNRHNDPEVIYAMNTGLVKRLVAALERTQSQAHIIISSSTQEERENPYGKSKKEGRLLLSEWAKQSGGRLTGMVIPNVFGPFGLPYYNSVVATFCHQVSHNETPKIDVDGQLKLIYVGELVEEIIKAIRTEDNTHELQVPHTAAAKVSEILGLLKHYREVYQERGEFPILNNSFELKLFNTYRCYMDIPNYFPRKFVQHTDNRGAFVEIARHGIAGQTSFSTTVPGITRGNHFHTRKIERFAVIKGKALIQLRRIGTDEVHNFYLDGDQPAYVDMPIWYTHNIKNIGEDTLYTIFWINEPYDASDPDTWFETV; this is encoded by the coding sequence ATGAAAAAAGTAGGAATTACCGGTCAGAATGGGTTTGTGGGGTGGCATTTGTATCAGTCGTTAAAGCTGTACAAGGAGGAGTTTACCTTGATCGATTTTGAGCGCGGATTTTTTGAGGATGAGGAGGCTTTGGATACTTTTGTGACACAATGCGATGTCATTGTGCATTTGGCAGCCTTAAACCGTCATAATGACCCTGAAGTCATCTATGCAATGAATACGGGTTTGGTGAAGAGGTTGGTTGCTGCTCTCGAAAGAACCCAAAGCCAAGCCCATATTATCATTTCCTCTTCTACCCAAGAAGAACGTGAAAACCCGTACGGCAAATCCAAGAAGGAAGGGCGCCTGTTATTATCAGAATGGGCGAAACAATCAGGAGGGAGATTGACAGGCATGGTCATTCCCAATGTATTTGGTCCTTTTGGACTCCCTTACTATAATTCTGTGGTTGCTACCTTCTGCCATCAAGTTTCACACAATGAAACACCCAAGATAGATGTGGATGGACAATTGAAATTGATTTATGTGGGGGAATTGGTGGAGGAAATCATCAAGGCCATCAGAACAGAAGACAATACGCATGAACTTCAAGTTCCCCATACTGCCGCAGCCAAGGTTTCGGAGATTCTGGGTTTATTGAAGCATTACCGGGAAGTGTATCAGGAACGTGGGGAGTTCCCGATCTTGAACAATTCCTTCGAATTGAAACTCTTCAACACCTACCGTTGCTACATGGATATCCCCAATTACTTCCCAAGGAAATTTGTTCAGCATACGGACAACCGTGGAGCTTTCGTAGAAATCGCCCGTCATGGGATTGCTGGACAGACATCTTTTTCTACTACTGTTCCAGGCATCACCCGCGGCAACCATTTCCATACCCGCAAAATTGAACGCTTCGCAGTCATCAAAGGCAAAGCCCTCATCCAACTCCGCCGAATCGGCACCGATGAAGTCCACAACTTCTACCTGGACGGAGATCAACCCGCCTACGTCGATATGCCCATTTGGTACACACATAATATCAAGAACATAGGGGAAGATACACTTTACACCATTTTCTGGATCAATGAGCCGTATGATGCGAGCGATCCGGATACTTGGTTTGAAACTGTGTAA
- a CDS encoding WxcM-like domain-containing protein — protein MRVIEGNLHRDERGVVRFVNDFDMSRVVRMYCIEPKLGVIRAWQGHQKETKWFYAAKGSFLVKTINMDTLEKKEYHLKDTESKVLEIPGGHYNGFEALEEGSVLMVFSDVGLEVSKEDDFRESVEVIKW, from the coding sequence ATGAGGGTAATCGAAGGAAATTTGCATCGTGATGAGAGAGGAGTGGTAAGGTTTGTGAATGACTTTGATATGTCCAGGGTAGTGAGGATGTATTGCATTGAGCCTAAACTTGGTGTAATCAGAGCTTGGCAAGGACATCAAAAAGAAACCAAGTGGTTTTATGCAGCGAAGGGGAGTTTTTTGGTGAAGACCATAAATATGGATACCCTTGAAAAGAAGGAATATCATCTGAAAGATACCGAAAGCAAGGTTCTGGAAATACCTGGAGGGCACTACAATGGATTTGAGGCTTTGGAAGAGGGGTCAGTGTTGATGGTTTTTTCGGATGTTGGATTGGAGGTGTCTAAGGAGGATGATTTTAGGGAGTCGGTGGAGGTGATCAAGTGGTAG
- a CDS encoding polysaccharide biosynthesis protein → MIQDKTLLITGGTGSFGNAVLQRFLHTDHFSEIRIFSRDEKKQDDMRNLLKSPKLKFYIGDVRDFDSVEPATRGVDYIFHAAALKQVPSCEFFPMQAVKTNVEGTQNVIRAAASNGVKKIICLSTDKAAYPINAMGISKAMMEKVAIAESRNLKDTTVCLTRYGNVMASRGSVIPLFINQIKNNQPLTVTDPNMTRFLMSLEDAVELVLFAFEHGNPGDLFVNKAPAATIGDLAQAIKELAAADNEIKIIGTRHGEKLYETLCTREEMVKAEDMGDFYRIPADNRDLNYAMYFSEGEQDVSRIEDYHSHNTKRLDVEGVKRLISGLEVVREVIRAKEG, encoded by the coding sequence ATGATACAGGATAAGACACTTTTGATAACTGGTGGGACGGGGTCGTTTGGGAATGCGGTATTGCAGCGGTTTTTACATACGGATCATTTTTCTGAGATACGTATTTTTTCCCGAGATGAGAAGAAGCAGGATGATATGCGGAATCTTCTGAAAAGCCCTAAATTGAAGTTTTATATAGGTGATGTGAGGGATTTTGATTCGGTTGAACCCGCTACCCGTGGAGTGGATTATATTTTCCATGCAGCAGCCCTGAAGCAGGTCCCTTCCTGTGAGTTTTTTCCCATGCAGGCAGTTAAGACGAATGTAGAAGGTACCCAAAATGTGATCCGTGCCGCAGCATCCAATGGAGTGAAGAAAATCATATGTTTGAGTACTGACAAAGCTGCTTATCCCATCAATGCGATGGGTATTTCCAAAGCCATGATGGAAAAAGTGGCCATTGCCGAGTCTAGAAACTTGAAGGATACTACTGTTTGCTTGACTCGGTACGGTAACGTCATGGCATCTAGAGGTTCTGTGATTCCTTTGTTTATCAATCAGATCAAGAACAATCAACCCCTGACAGTAACAGACCCTAATATGACCCGATTCCTGATGAGTTTGGAAGATGCGGTCGAATTGGTCTTGTTTGCTTTCGAACATGGCAATCCGGGAGATCTTTTTGTAAACAAGGCTCCTGCTGCAACCATAGGTGACCTAGCCCAAGCTATCAAGGAATTGGCTGCTGCCGACAACGAAATCAAAATCATAGGTACCAGACATGGGGAAAAGCTCTATGAAACCCTTTGCACCCGCGAGGAAATGGTAAAAGCAGAGGATATGGGAGATTTTTACCGTATTCCTGCTGATAACCGTGACCTAAACTATGCCATGTACTTCTCAGAAGGTGAGCAGGATGTTTCCAGAATTGAGGATTATCATTCCCATAATACGAAGCGCTTGGATGTGGAAGGGGTGAAGAGGTTGATAAGTGGGTTGGAAGTGGTAAGGGAAGTGATAAGAGCCAAGGAGGGATAA
- a CDS encoding glycosyltransferase family 4 protein — MIKILIFQNPYNQSSASANRWLTLIEGVASLGGKIHLLICGGYTSAEEKAKFGVKGKHKNVSYEYVLPILVQGYWKVRFHNYIGQAIRNGQVIRELQKRLKHEKGVIWTDASPLSFKFAVAFKKQNTHAKLFIEMSEFLDIHRYNKGNFLQRWQGDAKQRLFERKAFFAYDGMALMTQTLVKHYQGFPKPLPKLLHLPMTVDLERFQSPKVPLPEFQSPYIAFVGVMNDAKDGVSNLIKAFNSIKDKFSSHKVYLVGAWNYDTPIHLQLIKGFGLEERVFWMKEYSRDQIPNIICNADLLVLPRPDSKQAQGGFPTKLGEYLATGKPVCATRVGEIPNYLKDNESVFFAEPGSVESFAEAMERALGDYEIAKRVGAYGRKVAEEHFNKDVQARVLLGFLEELVGEEPRQK, encoded by the coding sequence TTGATTAAAATTTTAATATTTCAGAATCCTTATAACCAATCCTCCGCTAGCGCCAACCGTTGGCTAACTTTGATAGAGGGGGTTGCTTCTTTAGGTGGGAAAATCCATTTATTGATCTGTGGAGGCTACACCAGTGCTGAAGAAAAAGCCAAATTTGGAGTTAAAGGCAAACATAAGAACGTAAGCTATGAGTATGTACTCCCCATCCTAGTTCAAGGCTATTGGAAAGTTCGTTTTCATAATTATATCGGCCAGGCCATTCGAAATGGCCAAGTGATAAGGGAGTTACAAAAACGTCTCAAACATGAGAAAGGAGTCATTTGGACAGATGCATCACCCTTGAGTTTTAAATTTGCAGTAGCTTTTAAAAAGCAAAATACTCACGCAAAGCTTTTTATTGAAATGAGTGAATTTCTTGACATTCACCGATACAATAAGGGTAATTTTCTTCAACGATGGCAAGGGGATGCTAAACAACGCTTGTTTGAGAGAAAAGCTTTCTTTGCCTATGATGGCATGGCCTTGATGACCCAAACCTTGGTGAAGCATTACCAAGGATTTCCAAAACCCTTACCTAAACTGTTGCATCTTCCTATGACAGTGGATTTGGAGAGGTTTCAAAGTCCAAAAGTGCCACTTCCAGAATTTCAATCGCCTTACATTGCTTTTGTTGGGGTAATGAATGATGCCAAGGACGGAGTAAGTAACTTGATCAAAGCTTTTAATTCCATTAAAGACAAATTCTCTTCACATAAAGTTTATTTAGTTGGGGCATGGAACTATGATACGCCCATTCATTTGCAGTTGATCAAGGGTTTTGGATTGGAAGAACGAGTTTTTTGGATGAAGGAATATTCCCGAGATCAAATTCCCAACATCATTTGTAATGCGGACTTATTGGTTTTGCCAAGACCTGATTCCAAACAGGCTCAGGGAGGTTTTCCAACCAAACTGGGAGAATACTTAGCCACAGGCAAACCTGTTTGTGCTACCCGAGTAGGGGAAATACCGAATTATTTAAAAGATAATGAATCGGTGTTTTTTGCCGAACCTGGTTCGGTGGAGTCTTTTGCTGAGGCTATGGAAAGGGCTTTGGGTGATTATGAAATTGCAAAGAGAGTTGGAGCGTATGGAAGGAAGGTTGCGGAGGAACATTTCAATAAAGATGTGCAGGCGAGGGTGTTATTGGGGTTTTTGGAGGAGTTGGTGGGGGAAGAGCCAAGGCAAAAGTGA
- a CDS encoding glycosyltransferase family 4 protein — protein sequence MKKIKILYVHHGSGIGGAPISLLNLVKKLDRSKYYIKVLFFTNDEMAEIYRENNFDVEILDVKQKFFGHHSKGKNSFLKHLFSIPNWLNVAYNIAPSYLKGNKSFHIIHLNSDVLSSWAFAAKKLNFKVVCHNRDPIATGMLGLRKSVLKYFLKNHTDRIISISYDNRKRLGLEDKTEVIYNFVQLPDQYNSPFSAPQIKALYLGGSSRFKGIGTAVDSLSYLNDNIKIQFAGSLNSWNKPKSFKERLKNLLKLTVYRSSYLPIIKLSKAKNAEILGLLKDPYPYIDACDILITPFTVEHFSRPAMEAFAYGKPVIGSNVEGMNEIIDQGINGLLFEKNNPKKLAEAINYLAMNPELGRKLGENGRRKAEEVYSPEVNTAKVEEIYLSLMKR from the coding sequence ATGAAAAAAATAAAAATTTTGTATGTGCACCATGGTTCTGGAATTGGCGGTGCACCTATTAGTTTACTTAACTTGGTTAAAAAACTCGATAGATCAAAATATTATATTAAAGTTCTTTTTTTCACTAATGATGAAATGGCGGAAATTTACAGAGAAAATAATTTTGATGTTGAAATATTAGATGTTAAGCAAAAGTTTTTTGGCCATCATTCGAAAGGTAAAAATTCATTTTTAAAACATTTATTTTCCATTCCAAATTGGTTAAATGTTGCTTACAATATTGCCCCAAGCTATTTAAAGGGAAATAAATCTTTTCATATTATTCATTTGAATTCAGATGTTCTCTCAAGCTGGGCATTTGCCGCAAAAAAATTAAATTTTAAAGTAGTTTGTCATAATAGGGATCCGATTGCTACCGGTATGCTTGGATTGAGAAAATCAGTTCTAAAATATTTTCTAAAAAATCATACTGATAGAATAATTAGTATAAGCTATGATAATCGAAAAAGATTGGGATTAGAAGATAAAACAGAGGTAATTTACAATTTTGTTCAACTTCCGGATCAATACAACTCACCATTTTCAGCGCCTCAAATAAAGGCTTTGTATCTGGGAGGAAGTTCTAGATTCAAAGGGATTGGAACTGCTGTGGATAGTTTATCATATTTAAACGATAACATTAAAATTCAATTTGCGGGCAGTCTTAATTCGTGGAACAAACCTAAATCATTTAAAGAAAGATTAAAAAATCTTTTAAAGTTAACTGTTTACAGGTCCTCATACTTGCCAATTATTAAACTTTCAAAAGCAAAAAACGCAGAAATTCTTGGCCTTTTAAAAGACCCCTATCCCTACATTGATGCTTGTGATATTTTGATTACACCTTTTACTGTAGAACATTTTTCTCGACCAGCTATGGAGGCCTTTGCTTATGGTAAACCTGTTATTGGCAGTAATGTGGAAGGGATGAATGAAATCATTGACCAGGGTATCAATGGGTTGTTGTTTGAAAAAAATAATCCCAAAAAATTAGCAGAAGCAATAAACTATTTAGCAATGAATCCTGAATTAGGAAGGAAATTGGGAGAAAATGGAAGAAGGAAAGCAGAAGAAGTTTATTCTCCAGAAGTAAATACAGCAAAGGTAGAAGAGATATATTTAAGTTTAATGAAGAGATAA
- a CDS encoding glycosyltransferase family 2 protein: MNLYVCISTYGDRIFNLANVILDPRKDVKYIVAHQIGNTSKKDYKLDFLNRSDVEYYQLQNKGVSKSRNFAIKKVPLGNIIWILDDDVKILSDAFDNIFQAYSHNKDADFISFKIKTLLGEPPFKNYLKSKKKIKSIDDYEGPKPSIIEMTFRSSSINKNRAYFDERFGAGSFLIGGEENLFIHGMIKKGFCLYFSPIYLVVHPFESTRNKYKTFSKERLRYLGAHYYIFLGFFSFIRLIVSPIKHRDEIKSKKSSIIKNIYFSMQGFLYLLVTDIIKMKYTRYK; this comes from the coding sequence ATGAATTTATATGTATGTATTTCTACATATGGTGACAGGATTTTCAATTTGGCAAATGTAATTCTTGACCCAAGAAAAGATGTCAAATATATTGTAGCTCATCAAATTGGAAATACATCAAAAAAAGATTATAAACTAGATTTTTTAAATCGTAGTGATGTTGAGTATTATCAACTTCAAAATAAAGGCGTAAGTAAAAGTCGGAATTTTGCCATAAAAAAGGTACCGCTAGGCAATATTATCTGGATACTTGATGATGATGTAAAAATTTTGTCTGATGCTTTTGATAATATTTTTCAAGCATATAGTCATAATAAGGATGCTGATTTTATTTCTTTCAAAATAAAAACTTTGTTAGGAGAACCTCCTTTTAAGAACTACTTAAAGAGTAAAAAGAAAATTAAAAGTATTGATGATTATGAAGGTCCGAAACCAAGTATTATTGAAATGACTTTCAGATCATCCTCAATTAACAAAAATAGAGCATACTTTGATGAAAGATTTGGAGCTGGATCGTTTTTGATAGGAGGTGAGGAGAACCTTTTTATACATGGAATGATAAAAAAAGGGTTTTGTTTATACTTTTCTCCAATTTATTTAGTAGTCCATCCATTCGAGAGTACTCGGAATAAATACAAAACCTTTTCAAAAGAAAGGCTTAGATATCTTGGAGCTCATTATTATATTTTTCTGGGTTTTTTTTCTTTCATAAGATTGATAGTTTCACCAATTAAACATAGAGATGAGATAAAGAGTAAAAAGTCATCAATTATAAAAAATATTTATTTTTCAATGCAGGGATTTCTTTACCTTTTAGTAACGGATATTATAAAAATGAAATATACTAGATATAAATGA